AAAGGGAGACATAAGTGTTAAGCGTAAAATTAAGGCCTGTACTACTTGTTGAGGATGACACCATTGATGCTATGACGTTTGAAAGAGCGATAAAAGAGCTGAAAGTTCAAAACGGGCTGGTTCATACAACCGATGGCAAAAGGGCATTGGAATACTTAAGAACTCCCGGCAATACAAAGCCCTGCGTTATTTTCCTCGATTTGAATATGCCGGAGATGAATGGCATCGAATTTCTGCAAATCATAAGAGCAGATGACACGCTGAAAGAAATCCCCGTTGTAATGCTGGCTGCATCCAGTGAAGAAAAAAATATTATTGAAACCTTTAATTTTGGTGTTGCTGGCTATATATTCAAACCCGTTGATGCCAAGAAGCTTGATGAATTCAAGCTGATTAAACTATACTGGGCGGTGGAATAAAAAAAACTCTCCCCTTGAAAAACTCTTCACCCCAAGGCCTTTGGGCAACGTAAAAGTTCTTATTCGCATACCCTCAAAACGGCGGCGGTGCTATTCGGGAATTTGTATTTGATTATCTCTCGGCGCAGGGGGCGGCAAATCGGCTGCTTCTAAAGGCCTGCTTTCAATTGGCGATATTTTGTTTAAGAGCATCGCCCTCATTTTGAAGTTTCCTGCCTTAGCTGGTTTGCGAAGACTTCATAGCTGTCCCGCCCGAAAAGGCAAAAGATAACTTTTTCCAGCCCCGTCTGGCCGTTGAGATAATCAATAGTTGTTCGCAGCATTATTTTTGCGCATCTATCGACAGGAAAGCCGAAAATTCCAGTGCTGATTGCCGGGAACGAGATGCTTTTTATGTTATTTTCATCAGCCAATGTCAGTGAGTTTAACGTTGCGTTTTTTAGCTTTTCGTCTTCGTTACCTTCGCCCATTTGAGGTCCGACGGCGTGAATGACGAATTTAGCTTTTAAGCTGCCGCCGGTGGTTTTGACAGCCCCGCCAACAAACGTTCCACCTATTTCGCTGCATTCTTGCTGGATTTTTGGGCCGCCTTTTCTTTTGATTGCCCCTGCTACACCGCTGCCCAGAATCAGCCGGGCGTTGGCGGCATTGACGATTGCTTCGGTTTGTATTTCCGTAATGTCGCCTTCTAAAAGTTCCAAGACGCTTTTTGAAATCTTTACTCTCATAGCATTGACCGCTCTGAAAAACAATAGCTTGGGGCAATCCTCAAAGCAAGCACAAAAACTATTTGAGATGGAATCTGAGGACAGAAGCTTCGAAGAGGAGCATATAAAGAAAGCCCATTCCTCCGTGAATGGACCATCCTTAACTTTTACAGTTTTTTGAACTCGACCGGCGTCATCCTCAGAAGGTCATAGCATTCTCTGGCCTATTGGTCCTTCTGAGGACGACAACCGAATATGACTTTAGGCAACGGCTTTTTTCCTGTGGAACAGGAAAAGAATGATGCCCAGAGCAATCAAGCCAACAAGCCCGTTATCGCCCAGGGTTTTAAGTAACATGGTGATATTGGCAACAACGCCTCCAAAAAAGGGAACAGCACTAACAGCACTGCCAAAAAGGATTTCAACTGCTATCCCCAGGGCAATCAGCAACAAAGAAATTTCAGTAATCTCACCAAGCCATTTTTTCAATTCTACCAGAAACTGCATTGTTAATTCTCCTAATAAAAACAAAGAAATTATTGGACATCCTGTCCTTTCTATTCGGCGTATGTTTTCAAATTACTTTAGTATTTATACCTAAAATACTTAGGTACAGAAGAGGCCTTCTGGCAAAGTATGCAAAAAGCCTGTTTTTTCAGTATTAATACAGCTTTCTTGTTAAAATAGGCAATTTCGGCTTGACCTTTTACGTTAAAATAGTCTATAATAAGTCTGTGTTTAGGCAATTCTTATTGTTTCTCCTACGGATGGGACTAATTGCAGTACTTTGGGCCTTTATATGGCGGGTTGTGGAACCCAGAACACAGTTTATGCGGATATTGCGAGCTGCTTTACTCGTGCTCTGTCTTTTAGGTGTCCTGGTCGTATTAAGGTTAACAGGGCCGTGACCTCAAGGCTGTGTCATTTCTCGAAGAGATAATTTTTTTCTTTTCCCGTTTGTCTCCTCTACAGAGATATATTATACTTTGTGCAGAACCAATAAGGGAGTGTGCAAAAGCGATATTGTCTCTGAACAGCTACAAATAGCCTTATACTCCTCTTCTTCTGGGAGACGTGCTGGCCAGCCAAGT
This region of Phycisphaerae bacterium genomic DNA includes:
- a CDS encoding response regulator, translating into MLSVKLRPVLLVEDDTIDAMTFERAIKELKVQNGLVHTTDGKRALEYLRTPGNTKPCVIFLDLNMPEMNGIEFLQIIRADDTLKEIPVVMLAASSEEKNIIETFNFGVAGYIFKPVDAKKLDEFKLIKLYWAVE
- a CDS encoding macro domain-containing protein, encoding MRVKISKSVLELLEGDITEIQTEAIVNAANARLILGSGVAGAIKRKGGPKIQQECSEIGGTFVGGAVKTTGGSLKAKFVIHAVGPQMGEGNEDEKLKNATLNSLTLADENNIKSISFPAISTGIFGFPVDRCAKIMLRTTIDYLNGQTGLEKVIFCLFGRDSYEVFANQLRQETSK